In the genome of Paracoccus sp. MBLB3053, one region contains:
- a CDS encoding DUF421 domain-containing protein, with translation MLAELTRIFLGDQDLTFMVEILFRTVIIYFYTLSLLRWIGGRSVAQLSIVEFLLVIAIGSAVGDSLFYPDVPLLPAMAAILLVVLFNKFIDLAIQRSDRLSNFFEGRPQIVVTNGQVHLHKIRSQGIGLSELHLKLRDKGVTDLAEVRYAVLEPNGVLSVLTHDKATDKLATGLFESPAVPADEFGAATDAGVRGS, from the coding sequence ATGCTGGCGGAACTGACGCGGATCTTCCTGGGCGACCAAGACCTGACCTTCATGGTCGAGATCCTGTTTCGCACGGTCATCATCTATTTCTACACGTTGTCATTGTTGCGATGGATTGGTGGGCGCAGTGTCGCCCAGCTTTCGATCGTGGAATTCCTTCTGGTTATCGCCATTGGCTCGGCGGTCGGAGATTCCCTGTTCTACCCGGACGTCCCGCTTTTGCCGGCCATGGCCGCGATCCTTCTTGTGGTGCTGTTCAACAAGTTCATCGACCTGGCCATTCAGCGATCGGACCGGCTCAGCAACTTCTTCGAAGGTCGTCCGCAAATCGTCGTGACCAACGGGCAGGTACATCTGCACAAGATCCGCAGTCAGGGGATCGGCCTTTCCGAGCTGCACCTGAAGCTGCGCGACAAGGGCGTCACCGATCTGGCCGAAGTGCGCTATGCTGTGCTTGAACCCAACGGCGTCCTGTCGGTCCTGACCCATGACAAGGCAACCGACAAGCTGGCGACCGGCCTGTTCGAATCGCCTGCCGTTCCGGCCGATGAATTCGGTGCTGCAACCGATGCCGGGGTTCGGGGTTCCTGA
- the ada gene encoding bifunctional DNA-binding transcriptional regulator/O6-methylguanine-DNA methyltransferase Ada, with the protein MLMQEDQRTVHDPRWQAVIARDAKADGSFVYAVRTTGVYCRPSCPSRRARPENVVFFPNGDEAERKGFRPCLRCNPRGQSSAEANAVLIAAACRMIEAAETPPGTEELARRIGLSPFHFHRQFKALTGTTPAAYARAHRAGLLRQGLTGGQSITAAIHEAGFGSSSRFYEDSTGMLGMTPTTYRKGGKDAEIRFALAQCSLGALLVACTDKGVCAISLGDDPEPLLTELQARFPNALLIGDDPGFEDLVAKVVGFIEAPQIGLDLPLDIRGTAFQQRVWNALRNIAPGKTVSYAELAGRIGSPDAVRAVAGACAANKIAVAIPCHRVVRTGGSISGYRWGVERKRELLRREAEGKG; encoded by the coding sequence TCTATGCGGTCCGAACGACCGGTGTATATTGTCGGCCGTCATGCCCGTCGCGCCGGGCCCGACCCGAGAATGTGGTCTTCTTTCCCAATGGGGATGAGGCCGAGAGAAAGGGGTTTCGGCCGTGCCTGCGCTGCAATCCGCGGGGGCAGTCCTCGGCCGAGGCGAATGCGGTCCTGATTGCTGCGGCATGCAGGATGATCGAAGCGGCCGAAACTCCGCCCGGGACCGAGGAACTCGCTCGACGCATCGGATTGAGCCCATTTCACTTTCATCGGCAGTTCAAGGCGTTGACCGGGACAACTCCGGCGGCATATGCCCGCGCCCATCGCGCAGGTTTGCTGCGACAAGGGCTGACCGGAGGGCAAAGCATCACCGCGGCCATTCATGAGGCGGGGTTCGGTTCAAGCAGCCGGTTTTACGAGGATTCGACAGGGATGCTGGGGATGACGCCGACCACCTATCGCAAAGGGGGCAAGGACGCGGAGATTCGCTTTGCGCTGGCCCAATGCAGCCTCGGAGCGCTGTTGGTGGCCTGCACCGACAAGGGTGTATGCGCCATTTCGCTTGGGGATGACCCCGAACCGCTTCTGACCGAGCTGCAGGCCCGATTTCCGAACGCCCTTCTGATTGGCGATGATCCGGGGTTCGAAGATCTGGTCGCGAAAGTCGTGGGGTTCATCGAGGCCCCGCAGATCGGGCTCGACTTGCCGCTGGACATTCGCGGCACAGCCTTCCAGCAGCGCGTCTGGAACGCATTGCGCAATATCGCACCCGGCAAGACGGTCAGCTACGCCGAACTCGCCGGCCGCATTGGGTCCCCCGACGCGGTCCGCGCCGTGGCTGGAGCCTGCGCCGCAAACAAGATTGCCGTGGCGATTCCCTGCCACCGCGTGGTCAGGACCGGAGGTTCGATTTCGGGCTATCGCTGGGGTGTCGAGCGCAAGCGCGAACTCTTGCGACGCGAGGCCGAGGGAAAAGGCTAG